The window GTGGTAAGAAGACAATAGCCTCAAAAGTTACATCATAATAAATTGCACCGTCACCTACTAAAACGTGACCGTCTCCAACTTCATTAATATCCGTTACAGCAACAATAGCACCTATTTTTTTATCGACTCTACCCTCTAAATTATTTTGTAGTTCATGTTTCAC of the Methanocalculus natronophilus genome contains:
- a CDS encoding RPB7/RPC8 family DNA-directed RNA polymerase subunit — translated: MKLIDTVRIAPHLLGEDLNSCVKHELQNNLEGRVDKKIGAIVAVTDINEVGDGHVLVGDGAIYYDVTFEAIVFLP